DNA sequence from the Acidothermus cellulolyticus 11B genome:
AACGCTTCGCCGAGCTCGGCCCGCCTGCCCAGAACGGCGACAGCGGCACCCTCCCGTACGGCTGCCCGCGCGATCGCCGCACCCAGCCCCTGAGTGCCGCCGCTGATGAGCACGACCTTGTCGGTGAGAAGCGCCATTGCTACCAACCTCTCGCCCGCAGAAATTCCCGATTGCGCCGCTGGTCGGCGACGAGTGCCTCAAACGGCGTACTCGAATCGGGGATGACGTCCTGCTCCACGACGACCCATCCGCTGTAATCACTTGCGGAGACCGCGGCGATAAAAGCATCCAGGTCGACGTCACCGTCGCCGAGGCGACAGAAAATTCCTCGCCGCCACGCCTCCGTCATGTCACACCCGTCGGTCATGACGCTGCGCATGACGGCAAGACGAGCGTCCTTGACGTGAATCTGGTTGATGCGATCCGTCCAATCGTGCCAGGCCTTCACCGGATCGCCGCCCCCGAGCAGCAAATGTCCGGTATCGAGACACAACCCTACGTCGGTCGCCTCGAGCAACCGCTCGATTTCCTCCGGTGCCTCGATAAACGTACCGAGGTGGTGGTGGAACGTGGGCTCGAGATTTCGCTCGCGGCACAGCTCGACGACGACGCGGAGATTCTTGACGAGGCGCCGCCAACCGTCCTCATCGAGCGCGAGGTCGGTGCGGTGCGCCGCCTGTCCGATGGCGCTCCGCCGCCGAGCATCTCCGGTGACCGCCAGTGTCGGTTTCGGACGCCAGGCGCCGTTGGTAGCGGCCGCGGCCATGAGATCGAGCGTGGCGCGGATGGTCTCGAGCTCGCGTTGGAGAAGCACATCGTCTGCGAAGTGCGCTTCGAGCCACCCACCCGCCAAGGCAAGCTCACGATCCGCCAGCCGACGACGCAGTGAGTCGAGATCTCCGAGGTAGCCGGCAGGACCAAGATCGATTCCCTGGTACCCACACTGAACAACCGCATCCAGCACACTGTCTGCGGCAGGTAGTCCGTTCCCCGACGCAGTCAACTCGAAGACACCGAAGCTCACCGGCGCCGCAGCAACCCGAATCGATACCATCGTCCCTCCAGTTAGACCTGACAATATTACGTCTGTATGTGTTGGCGCAAGGGTGTCCGTGCGTGGTGAACGTCTGTATGTGTTGGCGCAAGGGTGTCCGTGCGTGGTGAGGCGAGGGCGGCTGTGCACGGTGACGTAAGGGGGCTGAACGTCGCGACGCAAGGGCACCCGTACGTGGTGACGCAGGGTCTGTACATGGGTAGGCAAGCGTGGCTGGCCGTACCGACGCAGACGAGTACGTACCCGCACCGCCTGCCGCCACGGGAAAGTCGCCGGGCGCACGCAGGTCGCAGATCTCACCACCCGCGGGCCGACGTCTCCCGCCCAGCGTGTTCAGCCAACCCCAGCCGCCATGGAGATCTCTGCACCGCTTGGCGTATCGGGCAATCGGATTTCCATGGCAGCTGGATCGAAGGGGCGGTTATCTGCTGGATCCCCACTTCCGGTGTCAAATTCCAGCCCCGCCTGCCGCGGCGTACGCGCCCTTCGCACATTGACCGGCGCGACGGCGGGAACGATGGCTCCGACTTCGTCCATCGCGTCGAACTGATGCTGCGAGCGCAACGTCAGGGCATCGTTGAGGCGGCGCTTCCAGGCAAGCACGTCGGGGTCGTTGTCCGCCTGGTACCGCCCACCGGCGGCAGCAAAAAGGTGGTCGTGGACGGCACGGGCCGCAGCGATCGCTCGTGCCAACTCGTAATCAATCCGCGCGTGCAAACCGCGAAGGACCGCGGGCGGCTCGCCACGGGCTCGGGCCCGGTTGAGCTCACCGATCAGCTCATGCACGGCATTCATGGCCGCGTCGTACCGGGCAGCCATGGTGGACGGCGACGTGGTGACAGGCTCACCCGCCCGCGGCGAGAGCATGGGTTCCGCCATTGGCCACCTCCGGTACTCAGAGTTCCTGTTATCACCATTCCCCGTCGGTGAGGAAAATTCCAGGGGGAATGGCGCGCCCGTCCAGCGGATGCGGCGCGCCACCCAGGGGAATAGCGCGCCCACCCGGGGGATGTGGCGCGTCCGCCGCAGGAAGAGCGCGCTCTCCCTCATTCCGGACGCGCCCTGCCCAGCCCCGCGACGTCCGCTGCCCGGCTTGCCTGGCGTACGTGCCGCGATTCCGGGGTCCGCTGCCGGGCGTCCGCGGAGTACGCTTCCGGCGATTGCAGAGATAGGTGCCGCCTGCCGCGATCGACCAGAAGGAGGCCGGATGGCCATCGTCGCCCCGCCCCGCGTCTTCGTCGCCCGTCTCGCCGGCGTCCAAGTCTTCGATCCGAACGGCGACCCGGTCGGGCGGATCCGTGACGTCGTTGTGCTTCTCCGGCTGGGCGCACAGCAGCCGCGCGTGTTGGGTCTGGTCGTCGAGGTGCCCCCGCGTCGTCCCATCTTCATTCCGATGACGCGGGTCACGAGCATCGAGGCCGGCGCGGTCGTTGTGACGGGCGCGGTCAACCTCCGCCGCTTCGCACGTCGGGCGGCGGAAACCCTGGTGCTCGGCGAATTGCTGGACCGAAACGTCGTGCTCATCGAGACCGGCGAGACCGTAACCGTCACCGACGTCGCAATGGAACAGACGCGAACCCGCGACTGGTACCTGACGAAGGTTGCGGTGCGCCGCGGTCGCGGCCGAATGCGCCGCCGGGGCGAAATACAGGTCGTCGACTGGTCGGCCGTGCGCGGCTTGTCGCTGCCGGAGACCAGCCAAGGCGCGGCGAGTCTCCTCGCAGCCTTCGATCAACTGCGGCCTGCCGACCTTGCCGGGGTCATCCACGATCTCTCAGAGAAGCGGCGCGCCGAAGTTGCTGCCGCACTGGACGACGAACGCCTTGCCGACGTCCTCGAGGAGCTGCCCGAAGAGGAGCAGGTCGCGATCCTCGCCACCCTCGAAGGGCGCCGCGCCGCCGACGTGTTGGAGGCGATGGGTCCGGACGACGCCGCCGACCTGCTCGCTGAACTTCCACCGGATGAAGCGGAACGACTGCTGTCCCTCATGGATCCGGAGGAGGCGGAACCGGTGCGGCGGCTCCTTACCTACTCGGAGAACACCGCTGGCGGGCTGATGACCACCGAACCGGTCATCTTGCCGCCGTCCGCCACCGTTGCGGAGGCCCTGGCGCGGGTGCGCAATCCGGACCTCACGCCGGCGACGGCGAGTCAGGTCTACGTGTGCCGACCACCCACGGAGACGCCGACCGGCCGTTACCTCGGTATCGCTCACCTCCAACGGCTGCTCCGCGAACCACCGGGAACCCTCGTCAGCGCCGTCGTCGACACCGACATCGCCCCGCTCCCGCCCTCGGCCCCGCTGCCCGAGGTCGCGCGGTACCTGGCCACGTATAACCTGGTCGCTATTCCCGTGGTCGATGACGACGATCGACTGCTGGGCGCGGTGACCGTCGACGACGTCCTCGACCACTTGCTTCCCGAGGGTTGGCGCGACGAAGCCGGCTCCGATGATGTCGCGGACGCCGAGCGGCAGCCCGGTGATCGAGCGAGCTAGACCACAACCACACGACGGCGGATTCGACGGCTATTCCGCTACCAGCTGACTCTCAGTAGCACGGGAGGCGAACATGGCGCGGACGCGTTTTCGTCTCGACCAGCCGGTTGCTCCGCGACGGGTCACCCTACGCCCTGGTTACGATCCCGAGGCCTTCGGTCGATTCGCCGAACGGTTCGCCCGTTTCATGGGTACCGCCAAATTCGTCGTGTACATGACGGCCATCGTCATTCTCTGGGTGGCATACAACCTCTTTGTCGGCATCCGCTACTACCACACCCACCATGACTGCACCATTACCCGGGTGACGGCGGACAATGAAATTGTCACCACAACGCGCAACATCCCCCGCTGCCAACAAGGGTTGAAGCCGTTCGACCCGTATCCGTTCATCCTGCTGAACTTGTTCTTCTCCACCCAAGCCTCGTACGCCGCACCGCTGATCCTGCTCGCCCAGAACCGCCAAGCCGACCGGGACCGCGTGCAAATGGAGGAGGACAGAGCCCGGGCCGAGCGGAACATTGCGGATACCGAGTACCTCACCCGGGAAGTTGCTGCGATCCGGATCGCCCTCGGTGATGTCGCGACCCGGGATTTCGTCCGGGACGAACTGCGCCGGCTGCTGGAGGAATTCGAGGAGCGACGGGAGCCGGCCACACGGGAAGGCGAGCCGCACCGCTGATCGGTGCATGCCGCGGCGGAGCCGCCGGTGTTCAGCCCGGCTTCTCCTCATGTCCGCCGAAACCCTTGCGCATCGCCGACAGAATCTTGTTGGCGAAATCGTCCAACCCGCGCGATGCGAACCGGGAATAGAGAGCCGTCGTGAGAACCGGCGCCGGGACGCCTTCCTCGACCGCCGCGATCGCCGTCCACCTGCCCTCCCCGGAATCCGAGACACGCCCGCCGAATTCGGCAAGCTCCGGGGATCGCGCGAGGGCGTCCGCGGTCAGGTCCAGCAACCACGACTGAATGACGCTGCCTCGCCGCCAGACTTCAGCGACCTCCGCTACGTCAAACTCGTACCGGTAGAATTCCGGGAATTCAATCGGCGCAGTTTCCGCGTCCGTCGCGACGTGATGCTTTCCAATGTCCGCGCTGTGCAGAATATTCAATCCTTCAGCGAGCGCGGCCATCATGCCGTATTCGATGCCGTTGTGCACCATCTTCACGAAATGACCTGCACCCACCGGGCCGCAGTGCAGAAAGCCGTGCTCCGCATCAGACGGCGTCCCGCTACGGGCCGGTGTCCGCGGCGCGGCCGACACCCCCGGAGCGAGCGCGGCAAAGATCGGGCGCAACCGCGAGACGACCTCGGCTTCACCACCGATCATCAAGCAGTACCCTCGCTCCAGACCCCAGACGCCACCGCTGGTGCCGCAATCGACGAAGTGAATCCCACGCGGCGCAAGCGCGGCCGCGCGTCGAACGTCGTCCCGGTAATAACTGTTGCCGCCGTCAATGATGGTGTCGTCCGCCAACAGCAGCTCGCCGAGCGCGTCGATCGCTTCTCCGGTCACCTCGCCCGCCGGGAGCATCACCCAGACCGCCCGTGGTGGACTGAGTTTCTCCACCAGCTCGGCAAGCGACGCCGCAGGCGCAGCGCCCTCCTCGGCAACCGCCCGGACCGCATCCTCGCGGACGTCGTACACAACGCAACGGTGCCCGGCGCGCATCACCCGCCGGGCGATATTCGCGCCCATCCGGCCAAGACCGACGATGCCGAGTTCCCGCACCTCGTTGGACGTCATATGACCCCACCTCCCCGGCCAGCATGTCACGACCGACGCCGCGCGGCGGTCACGGCTCGACCACAGCGTTCTTCGCGATGACGACAATCCCGCCCTCGGAGACGGTGAACCGCTCCGCATCGCGCTGCGGATCGACACCGATCGCCGCGCCGTCCGGCACCACGACGTTCTTATCGATGATCGCATTTCGGACGACCGCTCCGCGCCCGATATGCACGTTGTCCAACAGCACGCAGCCCTCGATGACCGCACCCCGGTCGACGTACACCGACGGCGACAACACCGATCGGCTCACCCGGGCATCCGCGACAATCACGCCGTCGGACAGGAGCGAATCGACCACCGACGTGCCGTCGTGCACGATCTTCGCGGGCGGCAGCGGCCGGTGGTGCGTGTATATAGGCCAATCCTGGTTGTAGAGGTTGAAAATCGGGTGCACCGAGACGAGATCCTGGTGGGCGTCGTAATACGCATCCAGGGTTCCGACGTCACGCCAGTATGCGTGGTCACGCGGTGTCGAACCGGGGACTTGGTTGGTATGGAAGTCGTAAACCGCTGCGTCGCCCCGCTCCACGAACATCGGAATGATATTTCCGCCCATGTCGTGGGCGGAACGTTCGTCAGCCGCATCGCGGATGACCGCATCCAGCAGCGCCGCCGTCGTGAAGCAGTAATTCCCCATCGACGCGAAGACCTCGTCCGGTGCGTCCGGGAGACCGAGACCCTCGGTATCCGCCGGTTTTTCCAAGAACCGAGCGACGCGACGCCCACGCTCCGGCCCGGACGCCGCCGGCTGAATCACCCCGAACGCGTGGGCGTCCTTGCGCGGCACCCGGACGGCGGCCACGGTGACCGACGCCCCGGAAGCGATGTGCTCCTCCAGCATCTGGCGCGGATCCATGCGGTAAATATGGTCCGCCCCGAAGACGAGGATGTAATCCGGCTGCTCGTCGTACACCAGGTTGAGGCTCTGGAAAATTGCGTCCGCAGAGCCGGAGAACCACCGTGGTCCGACCCGCTGCTGTGCAGGGACCGGAGTGACGTAGTTGCCGAGCAGGGTGGACATGCGCCACGTCGTAGTGATGTGCCGGTCTAGGCTGTGGTTCTTGTACTGGGTGAGCACGACAATCTTGAGGAAGCCGGCATTGGCCAGATTTGACAACACGAAATCGATGAGCCGGTAAATGCCGCCGAAGGGGACGGCAGGTTTCGCCCGGTCCGCGGTGAGCGGCAGGAGCCGGCGTCCCTGACCGCCGGCGAGCACGATGCCGAGCACACGCTGTCGGTTCGCCATGACCGGAACTTATCGAATAGCCGGGTCCGACGTCGGGCGTTCCGCGCGTCGGCGGGTCGTCGGGTGCGCAACCGACCGCAACGCCCGTGACCGGCGATCA
Encoded proteins:
- a CDS encoding sugar phosphate isomerase/epimerase family protein; its protein translation is MVSIRVAAAPVSFGVFELTASGNGLPAADSVLDAVVQCGYQGIDLGPAGYLGDLDSLRRRLADRELALAGGWLEAHFADDVLLQRELETIRATLDLMAAAATNGAWRPKPTLAVTGDARRRSAIGQAAHRTDLALDEDGWRRLVKNLRVVVELCRERNLEPTFHHHLGTFIEAPEEIERLLEATDVGLCLDTGHLLLGGGDPVKAWHDWTDRINQIHVKDARLAVMRSVMTDGCDMTEAWRRGIFCRLGDGDVDLDAFIAAVSASDYSGWVVVEQDVIPDSSTPFEALVADQRRNREFLRARGW
- a CDS encoding magnesium transporter MgtE N-terminal domain-containing protein — protein: MAIVAPPRVFVARLAGVQVFDPNGDPVGRIRDVVVLLRLGAQQPRVLGLVVEVPPRRPIFIPMTRVTSIEAGAVVVTGAVNLRRFARRAAETLVLGELLDRNVVLIETGETVTVTDVAMEQTRTRDWYLTKVAVRRGRGRMRRRGEIQVVDWSAVRGLSLPETSQGAASLLAAFDQLRPADLAGVIHDLSEKRRAEVAAALDDERLADVLEELPEEEQVAILATLEGRRAADVLEAMGPDDAADLLAELPPDEAERLLSLMDPEEAEPVRRLLTYSENTAGGLMTTEPVILPPSATVAEALARVRNPDLTPATASQVYVCRPPTETPTGRYLGIAHLQRLLREPPGTLVSAVVDTDIAPLPPSAPLPEVARYLATYNLVAIPVVDDDDRLLGAVTVDDVLDHLLPEGWRDEAGSDDVADAERQPGDRAS
- a CDS encoding DUF1003 domain-containing protein is translated as MARTRFRLDQPVAPRRVTLRPGYDPEAFGRFAERFARFMGTAKFVVYMTAIVILWVAYNLFVGIRYYHTHHDCTITRVTADNEIVTTTRNIPRCQQGLKPFDPYPFILLNLFFSTQASYAAPLILLAQNRQADRDRVQMEEDRARAERNIADTEYLTREVAAIRIALGDVATRDFVRDELRRLLEEFEERREPATREGEPHR
- the gnd gene encoding phosphogluconate dehydrogenase (NAD(+)-dependent, decarboxylating), with translation MRSGSPSPRAGLSSSRRTLWSSRDRRAASVVTCWPGRWGHMTSNEVRELGIVGLGRMGANIARRVMRAGHRCVVYDVREDAVRAVAEEGAAPAASLAELVEKLSPPRAVWVMLPAGEVTGEAIDALGELLLADDTIIDGGNSYYRDDVRRAAALAPRGIHFVDCGTSGGVWGLERGYCLMIGGEAEVVSRLRPIFAALAPGVSAAPRTPARSGTPSDAEHGFLHCGPVGAGHFVKMVHNGIEYGMMAALAEGLNILHSADIGKHHVATDAETAPIEFPEFYRYEFDVAEVAEVWRRGSVIQSWLLDLTADALARSPELAEFGGRVSDSGEGRWTAIAAVEEGVPAPVLTTALYSRFASRGLDDFANKILSAMRKGFGGHEEKPG
- the glgC gene encoding glucose-1-phosphate adenylyltransferase gives rise to the protein MANRQRVLGIVLAGGQGRRLLPLTADRAKPAVPFGGIYRLIDFVLSNLANAGFLKIVVLTQYKNHSLDRHITTTWRMSTLLGNYVTPVPAQQRVGPRWFSGSADAIFQSLNLVYDEQPDYILVFGADHIYRMDPRQMLEEHIASGASVTVAAVRVPRKDAHAFGVIQPAASGPERGRRVARFLEKPADTEGLGLPDAPDEVFASMGNYCFTTAALLDAVIRDAADERSAHDMGGNIIPMFVERGDAAVYDFHTNQVPGSTPRDHAYWRDVGTLDAYYDAHQDLVSVHPIFNLYNQDWPIYTHHRPLPPAKIVHDGTSVVDSLLSDGVIVADARVSRSVLSPSVYVDRGAVIEGCVLLDNVHIGRGAVVRNAIIDKNVVVPDGAAIGVDPQRDAERFTVSEGGIVVIAKNAVVEP